In the Pseudonocardia sediminis genome, CGCCCGCACGCACACGGCCGTCCCCGGCGGGGCGGCCCGCACCGAGAGCGCGGCGAACGAGACCCGCGGGACCCGGGCACGGCGCCGGATCCTGGACGCGGCGTGGGAGCTGATCGCCGAGAACGGCTACCACCAGGTGCGGACCGCCGACGTGGCCCGCGCGTGCGGCACCAGCCCGGCCACGATCCACTACCACTTCCCGAGCCGCTCGGCCCTGCTCGACGAGGCGTTGCGGCACAACGTCAAGCTCGCGTTCGACCGGCAGGTCGCCGAGCTGGGCGAGGTCGCCGACGCCCACGAGAGGCTGCTGCGCCTGATCGATCTGCAGCTGCCCACCAGCACGCTCCTGCGCCGGGAGTGGTCGATCTGGATCCAGGTGTGGGCCGAGTCCGCGGTCGACCCCGCACGGCGCTCCCTGTACTGGGACGCCTACGACCGCTGGTACCGCAGCGTCGCGATGACGCTGGAGCACGGCGCCCTGGCCGGTGTGTTCGTCCCGGACGCCGAGGTCCTCACCCGGGCGCTCACCGCTCTGATCGACGGCCTCGGCATCCAGGTCATGGCCGGGACGCCCGGCGCCACGGCCGAGGGTATGCGCGCCACGTTGCGCGAGTTCATCGACCGGAGCGTGCTGCGCCCCGGAGCCACACCCATCGACAGCACCGACAGCACCGACGAGAAGACCCACGAGAAGACGGAGCACGCATGAACCGTGACGTGATCATCACCTGCGCGGTGACGGGGGCCGGGGACACGGTGGGCAGGAGTCCGCACGTGCCGGTCACCCCGGCCGCGATCGCCTCCGACGCGATCGCCGCCGCGCAGGCGGGCGCCGCCGTCGTGCACATCCACGTGCGCGACGTCGAGACCGGGCAGCCCTCCCGCGCGGTGTCTCTCTACCGCGAGACGGTGTCGCGCATCCGCGACGCCGGCGTCGACGTGGTGCTGAACCTGACCGCCGGCATGGGCGGTGACCTGGTGATCGACGCCGACGACCCGCTCAAGCCGATCGACGGCACCGACCTGGTGAACGCCCTGGAGCGGTTGCCGCACGTGGAGGAGCTGCTCCCCGACATCTGCACCCTGGACTGCGGCTCGCTCAACTTCGGCGAGGGCAGCCAGCTCTACGTCTCCACCCCGGACATGCTGCGCGTCGGCGCGCGCCGGGTGCAGGAGCTCGGCGTGAAGCCGGAGCTCGAGATCTTCGACACCGGCCAGCTCTGGTTCGCCTCCACGCTCGTCGAGGAGGGCCTGATCGACGCCCCGCCGCTGTTCCAGCTGTGCATGGGGATCCCCTACGGCGCCCCGGCCGACCCGGGCCTGCTCGCCGCCATGGTCAACCTGCTGCCCGCCGGTGCGCAGTTCGCGTCGTTCGCGATCGGGCGCGACCAGATGCCGTGGGTGGCGCAGTCCGCGCTGCTGGGCGGGCACGTGCGGGTCGGGCTGGAGGACAACCTCTACCTCTCCCGCGGGGTGAAGGCGACCAACGCCCAGCTCGTCGAACGGGCGGTGGAGATCGTGCGCGGGCTCGGCGCCGACGTCGCGGGGCCGGACCGTGCCCGGCAGATCCTGGGCCTGAAGGAGCGCGCCGGTGTCTGAGCCCGTCCACTCCCCCGGAACCGATCCCGGCGCCGCCGCCGCGGTGGCCGGCATCGAGACCGTGGCCTGCATCGGCGCCGGCGTGATCGGCGGCGGCTGGGTCGCCTACTTCCTGGCCCGCGGCTACCGGGTCCGGGCCTGGGACCCGGCCCCGGACGCCCACACGAAGCTGCGCCGCACGATCGACGCCGCGTGGCCGGCGCTCACCGAGCTGGGCCTGGCCCCCGGCGCCGACCCGGACGCGCTGGAGATGGCGCCCACCGCCGCCGACGCCGTCGACGGGGCCGGGTTCGTGCAGGAGAGCGCACCGGAGGACCTCGACCTCAAGCGGGCGTTGCTGGCCGAGCTGGCCGCCGCGACCGGCGACGACGTCGTCGTCGCGTCGTCGACCTCGGGGTACCCCATGTCGGACATGGCGACCGCGGCCGCGGACCCGTCGCGGCTCGTGGTCGGGCACCCGTTCAACCCGCCGTACCTGATCCCGCTGGTCGAGGTCGTCGGCGGGCGGGACACGGCGCCGTGGGCGGTGTCGCGGGCCGCCGCGTTCTACCGGCACGTCGGCAAGTCGGTGATCGAGATGGACCGGGAGCTGCCCGGGTTCATCGCGAACCGGCTGCAGGAGGCGATCTGGCGCGAGGCGCTGCACATGGTCGCGCAGGGCGAGGCCACCGTCGAACAGATCGACCTGTCGATCACCGACGGTCCCGGCCTGCGGTGGCCGGTGCACGGGCCCTGCCTGACGTTCCACCTGGCCGGCGGCGAGGGCGGGATGGGCCACATGCTCGACCACTTCGGACCGTCGCTGAAGTCGCCGTGGACGCGGCTGGAGGCCCCCGAGCTGACCGGGCGCCTGCGCGACGACATGGTCGCCGGAGCGCACGCCTCGGCCGGCGGGCGCGACATGGCCACCCTGGTCGCCGAGCGGGACCGGGCCATCATCGCCGTGACCCGCGCGGTGGCCGCAGCCCGCGAGGCCGGTCATGCCTGAGCCGACCCAGCCCGGCCTGATCCACACCGACACCGTGCGTCCGGAGTGGATCGACTACAACGGGCACCTGTCCGAGCCCTACTACGTGCTCGTGTTCGGCGACGCGACGACGGCGCTGATGGACCGTGCCGGGATGGGGCCGGGCTACCGATCCGCGACCGGCTGCTCGCTGTACACGCTCGAGGCGCACGTCCGCTACCTGCGCGAGGTGCCGCCGGGCTCCGAGCTGGAGGTCCGGACCGGGGTGCTCGAGCGCGACGTGAAGCGGGCCCGGCTCTGGCACGAGCTCCACGTCGACGGCCGTCTCTGCGCCACTGAGGAGCTGATGACGATGCACGTCGGCGCCGAGGGTGCGACGCCGTTCCCGGACGAGGTCGGCGCCGCGCTGGACGACCTGACGGGACCGGCCCCCGACGAGGCCGGGCGGGCGATCCGATCGGTGGTGCGCCGGCAACCGAGCTGATCACTCCCCCGTCGCGGCAGTGGAGCCGCGGCACCGACCCAGGAGAGAACAGATGAACAGCCAGCCCCGTCCCGCTCCACGGATGCTGAGCCGGCGCAGGATGCTCGGCACCCTCGCCGGCCTGTCCGGAGCGGTCCTGCTGGCCGGCTGCGGCACCGGCGCCGCAGCCCGCGAGGCCGGTGCGCCCCGCCGCGGCGGAGTACTGCGCGTCGGCGTCACCGGCGGCGGCAGCTCGGACACCCTCGACCCGCACACCCCGGCCACCAACCCGGACATCGCCCGCACGCTCAACCTCTACGAGCCGCTGCTGCACTGGGACGAGAACTACACGATCAAACCGGCCGTCGCCGAGTCGGTGACCCCCGCCGACGGGGGCCGGACCTGGGTCGCGACGATCCGGCGCGGCATCCGCTTCCACGACGGCCGCCCGGTCACCCCCGACGACGTGGTCGCCACGTTCCGCCGGATCCTCGACCCGGCCGACCCGAAGTCCGGCGCGTCCAGCCTGACCATGGTCCGCGACGTGACGGTGGCCGGGGACCGGCAGGTGCGGTTCACGCTGAGCGAGCCCTCGCCGATCTTCGACCAGTACGTCGCCGAGTACACCTCCGGCATCGTGCCGGCCGACTTCGACGTCGAGCGCCCGATCGGCACCGGGGCGTTCCGGTTCGACTCGTTCACCGTCGGCCAGCAGAGCGTGTTCCTGCGCAACGAGTACTACTGGCGCCCGGACGAGCCGCACGTCGACCGCCTGGAGCTGATCAACTTCGCAGAGGACGACGCCCGGGTCAACGCGCTGCTCTCCGCGCAGGTGGACGCGATCGACCAGGTCCCGCTGGCCCTGACCGGGGTGATGGAGGCCTACGACACGGTCCGCGTGCTCACGTCGCCGACCGCGTCCTGGCTGCCGTTCACGATGCGCGTCGACGTCGCCCCGTTCGACGACGTCCGGGTCCGCCAGGCCCTGCGGCTGATCGCCGGCCGCGCGGAGATGGTCAACCAGGTGCTCAGCGGCCAGGGCGTCACCGCCAACGACCTCTACTCCCGCTTCGACCGGGACTATCTGCGCTCGGTCCCGAACCGGGAGCAGGACCTGGAACGGGCCCGCGACCTGCTCGCCGCGGCCGGGAAACCGCGGCTGTCGCTGGAGCTGGTCACCTCGCCGATCCAGGCCGGGACGGTCGAGGCCGCCCAGGTGCTCGCCACCCAGGCCCGCGACGCCGGGGTGGAGATCGGGCTGCGCCGCGTCGACACCTCGACGTTCTTCTCCGACCAGTACCTGAGCTGGGAGTTCGCCCAGTCGTTCTGGAACACCCGCAACTACCTCCCGCAGGCCGCGTCCAGCTCGATGCCGGAGGCCCCGTTCAACGAGACGCACTGGACCGACCCGGAGTACGTCGCGCTGATCCGGCGCGCACGGTCGGAGATGGACGCGACCCGGCGGACGGCGATGGTTGCGCAGGCACAGCGGATCGAGTATGAGCGCGGCGGCTACCTGATCTGGTCGTTCCCGGACCGGGTCGACGCGACACAGAGCTACGTCGGCGGCCTGGTGCCCAACCGGACGGGGCTGTCCCTGTCCGGCTACGAGTTCCGGAAGGCGTGGGTGGGCCAGTGAGTGACAACGACGCAGTGAGTACGACCGAACAGGTCACGACGCCGGGCGCGGCGACCTCCCGTGGACCCTCCTTGCTGGTGCGGATGGTGCTGCGCCGGCTCGCGGTGAGCGTGCTCGTGCTGTTGATCGTGTCGGTGCTGGTGTTCGTGGCC is a window encoding:
- a CDS encoding thioesterase family protein — encoded protein: MPEPTQPGLIHTDTVRPEWIDYNGHLSEPYYVLVFGDATTALMDRAGMGPGYRSATGCSLYTLEAHVRYLREVPPGSELEVRTGVLERDVKRARLWHELHVDGRLCATEELMTMHVGAEGATPFPDEVGAALDDLTGPAPDEAGRAIRSVVRRQPS
- a CDS encoding 3-hydroxyacyl-CoA dehydrogenase NAD-binding domain-containing protein, translated to MAGIETVACIGAGVIGGGWVAYFLARGYRVRAWDPAPDAHTKLRRTIDAAWPALTELGLAPGADPDALEMAPTAADAVDGAGFVQESAPEDLDLKRALLAELAAATGDDVVVASSTSGYPMSDMATAAADPSRLVVGHPFNPPYLIPLVEVVGGRDTAPWAVSRAAAFYRHVGKSVIEMDRELPGFIANRLQEAIWREALHMVAQGEATVEQIDLSITDGPGLRWPVHGPCLTFHLAGGEGGMGHMLDHFGPSLKSPWTRLEAPELTGRLRDDMVAGAHASAGGRDMATLVAERDRAIIAVTRAVAAAREAGHA
- a CDS encoding TetR/AcrR family transcriptional regulator; this encodes MPAPETAADDDSVAARVRDLVATGPGTQRRFAADIGLAETKLSKALAGRRRFTAAELVAIADRTGVTVNWLLHGHDDARTHTAVPGGAARTESAANETRGTRARRRILDAAWELIAENGYHQVRTADVARACGTSPATIHYHFPSRSALLDEALRHNVKLAFDRQVAELGEVADAHERLLRLIDLQLPTSTLLRREWSIWIQVWAESAVDPARRSLYWDAYDRWYRSVAMTLEHGALAGVFVPDAEVLTRALTALIDGLGIQVMAGTPGATAEGMRATLREFIDRSVLRPGATPIDSTDSTDEKTHEKTEHA
- a CDS encoding ABC transporter substrate-binding protein, producing MNSQPRPAPRMLSRRRMLGTLAGLSGAVLLAGCGTGAAAREAGAPRRGGVLRVGVTGGGSSDTLDPHTPATNPDIARTLNLYEPLLHWDENYTIKPAVAESVTPADGGRTWVATIRRGIRFHDGRPVTPDDVVATFRRILDPADPKSGASSLTMVRDVTVAGDRQVRFTLSEPSPIFDQYVAEYTSGIVPADFDVERPIGTGAFRFDSFTVGQQSVFLRNEYYWRPDEPHVDRLELINFAEDDARVNALLSAQVDAIDQVPLALTGVMEAYDTVRVLTSPTASWLPFTMRVDVAPFDDVRVRQALRLIAGRAEMVNQVLSGQGVTANDLYSRFDRDYLRSVPNREQDLERARDLLAAAGKPRLSLELVTSPIQAGTVEAAQVLATQARDAGVEIGLRRVDTSTFFSDQYLSWEFAQSFWNTRNYLPQAASSSMPEAPFNETHWTDPEYVALIRRARSEMDATRRTAMVAQAQRIEYERGGYLIWSFPDRVDATQSYVGGLVPNRTGLSLSGYEFRKAWVGQ
- a CDS encoding 3-keto-5-aminohexanoate cleavage protein; this translates as MNRDVIITCAVTGAGDTVGRSPHVPVTPAAIASDAIAAAQAGAAVVHIHVRDVETGQPSRAVSLYRETVSRIRDAGVDVVLNLTAGMGGDLVIDADDPLKPIDGTDLVNALERLPHVEELLPDICTLDCGSLNFGEGSQLYVSTPDMLRVGARRVQELGVKPELEIFDTGQLWFASTLVEEGLIDAPPLFQLCMGIPYGAPADPGLLAAMVNLLPAGAQFASFAIGRDQMPWVAQSALLGGHVRVGLEDNLYLSRGVKATNAQLVERAVEIVRGLGADVAGPDRARQILGLKERAGV